The following coding sequences lie in one Moritella sp. F3 genomic window:
- a CDS encoding mercuric transporter MerT family protein, whose protein sequence is MENKASNLPLMGGLVAAIGAGLCCAGPLVLLLLGIGGSWIGNFTLFEPYRPFFILAVVGLFSWSGWKLYRPQIECQQGTPCAVPQVQTRRKITFWLASLIALILISSNYWVLWIT, encoded by the coding sequence ATGGAAAATAAAGCAAGTAACCTTCCTTTAATGGGTGGTCTTGTTGCTGCAATTGGGGCAGGTCTCTGCTGCGCAGGCCCTCTTGTGCTACTGCTGCTCGGCATAGGTGGTTCTTGGATTGGGAATTTTACCCTCTTTGAACCCTATCGCCCCTTCTTCATTCTTGCTGTTGTTGGACTGTTTAGCTGGTCAGGCTGGAAACTCTACCGTCCACAAATTGAATGCCAACAAGGCACACCCTGTGCAGTCCCGCAAGTGCAAACTCGTCGAAAAATCACGTTCTGGTTAGCTTCCCTTATTGCCCTGATTTTAATCTCCAGTAATTACTGGGTTCTATGGATTACTTAA
- a CDS encoding aspartate aminotransferase family protein: protein MMKNSNQNSNHNSDWSDVFVHLDPKAQPHYLNAIEHSARELSAMFTAVDAPYSGLEPAALNEKIMAMPIGKTPIAPLAEIISNNVDVIGKNSIIVQHPHCIAHLHTPPLIPALAAETIISALNQSMDSWDQASSATYVEQKMTNWLCELFGYDLEQSATNNGADGVFTSGGTQSNLMGLLLARDRAVEQISGESVQKDGLPSYAKKLRILCSQTSHFTVQKSASLMGLGERAVVTVATDEFGCLDMNALNTTIADLQSQDLIPFCVVGTAGTTDLGAIDDLQAIAAISEQHNMWFHVDGAYGGALILSSHKDRLAGIELADSISTDFHKLFFQPISCGALLIRDNHNFKYLLHHADYLNRETDELPNLVDKSIATTKRFDALKLLMSMQALGTDKFGAMYDHLISLTQDVGALVKATDKFELLALPQLSTVLFRYNDLITSSDVSAEREEQICMINQRLRLDLLTAGQAVLGETKINGYTCLKLTILNPCLQLSDFESLFSKIADFAELQSYIK from the coding sequence ATGATGAAAAACTCAAACCAAAATTCAAATCACAACAGTGATTGGTCTGATGTATTCGTACATCTTGATCCTAAAGCACAACCGCATTACCTTAACGCAATCGAGCATTCTGCACGTGAATTATCAGCGATGTTTACCGCTGTTGATGCACCATATTCAGGGCTAGAACCAGCAGCGTTGAATGAGAAAATCATGGCAATGCCAATTGGTAAAACGCCAATTGCGCCGCTTGCTGAAATCATTTCAAACAATGTGGACGTTATTGGCAAAAACTCGATTATTGTCCAGCATCCGCATTGTATTGCGCATCTACACACGCCACCGTTAATTCCTGCATTGGCAGCTGAAACCATTATTTCTGCGTTAAACCAATCAATGGACTCATGGGACCAAGCATCTTCTGCTACCTACGTAGAACAGAAAATGACGAATTGGTTGTGTGAACTCTTCGGTTATGACCTTGAGCAATCAGCGACCAATAATGGCGCTGACGGTGTATTTACCAGTGGCGGAACGCAAAGCAACTTAATGGGTCTGTTGTTGGCACGCGATCGCGCTGTTGAACAAATTTCGGGTGAAAGTGTTCAGAAAGACGGCTTACCAAGTTACGCGAAAAAACTTCGCATTCTGTGTTCACAAACAAGTCATTTTACCGTGCAAAAGTCAGCCTCGTTAATGGGGTTGGGTGAACGCGCAGTTGTGACTGTTGCAACGGATGAGTTCGGTTGTTTAGATATGAACGCATTAAACACCACGATTGCAGATCTTCAGTCGCAAGACTTGATCCCATTCTGTGTTGTGGGTACTGCGGGCACGACCGACCTTGGTGCGATTGATGACTTACAAGCGATAGCGGCAATCAGCGAACAACACAATATGTGGTTTCACGTTGATGGCGCATACGGCGGGGCATTGATCTTGAGTTCACACAAAGATCGTTTGGCGGGAATCGAACTGGCTGATTCGATCAGTACCGATTTCCACAAGTTGTTCTTCCAACCGATTAGCTGTGGCGCATTATTAATTCGTGATAATCACAACTTCAAATACCTGCTACACCATGCTGACTACTTAAATCGTGAAACTGACGAACTACCGAACTTGGTGGATAAATCAATCGCCACGACCAAGCGTTTTGATGCACTAAAACTGCTGATGTCTATGCAAGCGTTGGGTACGGATAAATTTGGTGCGATGTACGATCATCTTATCAGCCTAACTCAAGATGTAGGTGCGTTAGTCAAAGCGACTGACAAGTTTGAATTGTTGGCTCTGCCACAACTAAGCACTGTGTTGTTCAGATATAACGATCTAATAACAAGTAGCGACGTAAGTGCTGAGCGTGAAGAACAGATCTGCATGATCAATCAGCGTTTACGTTTGGATCTGCTAACAGCAGGACAAGCAGTATTAGGCGAAACCAAAATTAATGGTTATACCTGCCTAAAACTGACAATTTTGAATCCGTGTTTACAGTTAAGTGATTTTGAAAGCTTGTTTAGCAAGATCGCTGATTTTGCTGAACTTCAAAGTTATATCAAATAA
- the nspC gene encoding carboxynorspermidine decarboxylase, translating to MSAVNTTVTGALSAPLKTPYFMIHEDKLLRNLEICKQLKDLSDVKLVLALKCFSTWGTFDTISKYLDGTTSSGPYEVQLGHETFPGETHAYSVGYSEDDVIAVRDIADKIIFNSVSQLERMQPLLPDSSSVGLRINPEVSYAGQDLADPARAYSRLGVKQAGLTAETVAKLDGLMFHMNCENKDFVAYNSILSTISEQFSVHLEQVSWVSLGGGLFFTYPGYPVAELALALKAFAEKHQVQLYLEPGEAVITDTTDLVVSVLDVVENDKKTAIVDSATEAHRLDTLIYNEPASFAEATAEGEHPYIIGSCSCLAGDVFGEANFPQALHIGDRLTIKDSAGYTMVKLNWFNGLKMPSIYFQRADVNGVSGEIETLNQFDYQDFKATLGKA from the coding sequence ATGTCGGCAGTTAATACAACTGTAACAGGGGCGCTTAGTGCGCCTCTGAAAACACCGTATTTCATGATCCATGAAGACAAACTGCTGCGCAATCTCGAGATCTGCAAGCAGTTAAAAGATCTATCTGATGTGAAATTGGTGTTAGCGTTGAAATGTTTCTCTACATGGGGAACGTTCGATACCATCAGTAAATATTTAGACGGTACAACCAGTAGTGGTCCGTATGAAGTACAGCTAGGTCACGAAACATTTCCCGGTGAAACACATGCTTACAGCGTGGGTTACAGCGAAGATGACGTGATTGCGGTGCGTGATATAGCCGATAAAATCATTTTTAATTCGGTATCACAACTGGAACGCATGCAGCCTTTGTTGCCCGATTCAAGCAGCGTTGGCTTGCGTATTAACCCTGAAGTCAGTTACGCAGGGCAAGATCTCGCTGATCCTGCGCGTGCTTATTCTCGCTTAGGTGTTAAACAAGCAGGTCTAACGGCTGAAACTGTGGCTAAACTTGATGGTTTGATGTTCCACATGAATTGTGAAAACAAGGATTTTGTTGCTTATAACAGCATCCTAAGCACCATTTCAGAGCAGTTTTCAGTACACCTAGAGCAAGTATCTTGGGTGAGTTTGGGTGGTGGTTTGTTTTTCACTTATCCGGGTTATCCAGTGGCTGAATTAGCATTAGCATTGAAAGCCTTTGCTGAAAAACACCAAGTGCAGTTGTATCTTGAACCGGGTGAAGCGGTTATTACAGATACGACCGACCTTGTGGTATCGGTATTAGACGTTGTTGAAAACGATAAAAAAACAGCAATCGTAGACAGCGCAACTGAAGCGCATCGTTTAGATACCCTTATCTATAACGAACCAGCGAGTTTTGCGGAAGCAACGGCAGAGGGCGAACACCCTTACATCATAGGCAGTTGTTCATGTTTGGCTGGGGATGTATTTGGCGAAGCCAATTTCCCACAGGCATTACACATTGGCGATCGTCTAACGATTAAAGATTCAGCCGGTTACACCATGGTGAAACTGAACTGGTTCAATGGCCTAAAAATGCCAAGCATCTATTTTCAACGTGCAGATGTTAATGGCGTGAGTGGAGAGATTGAGACCCTAAATCAGTTTGATTATCAGGATTTCAAGGCGACCTTGGGCAAAGCTTAA
- a CDS encoding tyrosine-type recombinase/integrase, translating to MIVKNSNHVHGAKKPFRLEEIWGIRTRLQINDNPMQLDLLNLAIDSKLRSCDLLRMKVGDVSSQGIVHPRVQLNQSKTGNDVQFEITPRSQQSISRWIFSASLGTESYLFPSLRRIGKPISYSYYSKIIKSWALSLGLDDNLYGTHSMRRTKATLIYARTKNIRAVQLLLGHTKVDNTIRYLGIEIEDALKLSEETDS from the coding sequence ATGATTGTAAAGAACTCAAATCACGTACATGGTGCTAAGAAGCCATTTAGACTAGAAGAAATTTGGGGCATTCGAACCAGACTCCAAATTAATGATAACCCAATGCAACTAGATCTCTTAAACTTGGCTATAGATAGCAAACTACGTTCATGTGATTTACTTAGAATGAAAGTTGGAGATGTTTCTTCCCAAGGTATCGTTCACCCACGAGTACAGCTTAATCAAAGTAAAACAGGTAATGACGTTCAATTTGAAATAACACCTAGAAGTCAACAAAGCATCAGTAGGTGGATCTTTTCGGCAAGCCTTGGAACTGAGAGCTACCTATTTCCCAGTCTTCGTAGAATAGGCAAACCGATTAGTTATTCTTACTATTCAAAGATTATCAAGTCGTGGGCGCTAAGCTTAGGGCTGGATGATAACTTATATGGCACGCATTCGATGAGACGAACCAAAGCTACGTTGATATATGCCCGCACTAAAAATATACGTGCAGTGCAGCTGCTTTTAGGCCATACAAAAGTAGATAATACCATTCGATACTTGGGCATTGAGATTGAAGATGCCCTGAAGTTATCTGAGGAAACGGATAGTTAA
- the merR gene encoding Hg(II)-responsive transcriptional regulator — protein sequence MKIGKLANLANVNIETIRYYERIGLIEQPVTPEQGYREYPDKTLERVQFIKRSQELGFTLNEVANLLLLGEENCFSVQEIAEKKLANVREKLADLKRLENVLANLVTQCRCNNTDSACPIVESLLPKKNS from the coding sequence ATGAAAATAGGAAAGTTGGCGAATCTAGCTAACGTAAATATTGAGACAATTCGTTACTACGAGCGCATTGGTTTGATCGAACAACCCGTTACGCCTGAGCAGGGCTATCGTGAATATCCTGATAAAACACTCGAACGAGTCCAGTTTATTAAGCGTTCTCAAGAGCTTGGGTTTACATTAAATGAAGTCGCTAACTTACTTCTATTAGGGGAAGAAAACTGCTTTTCGGTGCAAGAAATTGCAGAGAAAAAACTTGCTAATGTGAGAGAAAAGCTAGCTGATTTAAAACGCCTTGAAAACGTATTAGCCAATTTAGTCACTCAATGCAGATGCAACAACACTGACTCTGCTTGTCCTATAGTAGAGAGTCTTTTACCGAAAAAAAACAGCTAA
- the merA gene encoding mercury(II) reductase, whose amino-acid sequence MNKCDSNKQQNTSQDNVHVAIIGSGSAAFACAIKAAEGGSRVTIIEAGDVIGGCCVNVGCVPSKILIRAAQLAKQQRDNPFAGLENQTPIINRSLLAKQQTSRVDELRAAKYQHILDSNPSLSLIKGYACFKDPNTLTVTSENGQEIEVVANRILIATGSTPAIPPIAGLVDTPYWTSTEALFSEETPEHIVVIGSSVVALEIAQAYRRLGSEVTVLSRHTLLYREDPILGERLCQSFENEGIRVLNQTQASQVSFDGKSFTLSSSSGQINCDKLLVSTGRHANTGRLNLDMVGVNTDCNGCIEVNSRMETSAPNIYAAGDCCNMPQYVYVAAAAGSRAGINMTGGNAKLNLSSMPAVIFTDPQVATVGLTEAQAETQGIVTDSRVLDMENVPRALANFETDGFIKLVINVDSQQLIGAQILAHEGGELIQSAALAIHNKMTVNELADQLFPYLTMVEGLKLCAQTFNKDVKELSCCAG is encoded by the coding sequence ATGAATAAGTGCGATTCGAATAAGCAGCAGAATACATCACAAGACAATGTTCATGTTGCCATTATAGGTAGTGGCTCAGCGGCGTTTGCCTGTGCTATAAAAGCAGCAGAGGGTGGATCGAGAGTAACAATTATAGAGGCGGGAGATGTCATTGGCGGTTGTTGTGTCAATGTCGGCTGTGTGCCATCAAAAATATTAATCCGCGCAGCACAATTAGCTAAGCAGCAACGAGATAATCCGTTTGCAGGGCTGGAGAACCAGACTCCAATTATTAACCGTTCATTATTGGCTAAACAGCAAACATCGCGTGTTGACGAATTGAGAGCGGCTAAATACCAGCATATTTTAGATAGTAACCCATCATTGAGTTTAATTAAGGGGTATGCCTGCTTTAAAGATCCAAATACTTTAACTGTTACCTCTGAGAATGGACAGGAAATCGAGGTTGTCGCAAACCGCATTTTAATCGCAACAGGCTCAACACCAGCTATTCCACCTATTGCTGGTTTAGTTGATACGCCTTATTGGACTTCGACAGAGGCATTATTTTCAGAGGAAACACCTGAGCATATAGTTGTGATTGGATCATCAGTAGTCGCTCTGGAAATCGCTCAAGCCTATCGTCGCTTGGGTTCCGAAGTTACGGTACTATCAAGACATACCTTACTGTATAGAGAAGACCCCATTCTGGGGGAGCGCTTATGTCAGTCTTTTGAAAATGAGGGGATTCGAGTTCTGAACCAGACACAAGCTAGTCAGGTAAGCTTTGATGGTAAGTCTTTCACTCTTTCAAGTAGCAGTGGTCAAATTAATTGCGATAAATTACTGGTGAGTACGGGGCGTCATGCGAATACTGGCAGACTAAATCTTGATATGGTCGGTGTTAATACAGACTGCAATGGCTGCATAGAAGTTAATTCTCGAATGGAAACGTCTGCGCCTAATATTTATGCTGCTGGGGATTGCTGCAATATGCCTCAATACGTGTATGTTGCCGCTGCGGCAGGTAGTCGTGCGGGGATCAATATGACGGGAGGGAACGCAAAGCTTAATTTATCGTCAATGCCAGCTGTCATTTTTACTGACCCACAAGTCGCAACGGTTGGGTTAACCGAAGCGCAAGCAGAAACCCAAGGCATAGTGACTGACTCTAGAGTATTAGACATGGAAAATGTACCACGGGCATTAGCTAACTTCGAAACTGACGGCTTTATAAAATTAGTGATAAATGTAGATTCACAGCAGCTCATTGGTGCGCAAATTCTTGCTCATGAAGGTGGTGAGTTAATTCAAAGTGCTGCGTTAGCTATTCACAATAAAATGACAGTGAACGAGTTAGCCGATCAACTTTTTCCATATCTTACTATGGTTGAAGGCTTAAAGTTGTGTGCCCAAACCTTCAATAAAGATGTCAAAGAACTTTCTTGTTGTGCAGGTTAA
- a CDS encoding carboxynorspermidine synthase: protein MSVLQIGAGGVGWVIAHKCAQNNDVFGDITIASRTIAKCDKIITSVHNRDNLKDKTRSLVSREINVDNKDELIALIEEVNPDLVINAGPPWVNVAIMAACVATKTAYLDTSVATDLCSEGQQVPEAYDPQWAFRDDFEKAGITGILGAGFDPGVVSVFATYAYKHLFDEIDSIDVMDVNAGDHGQRFATNFDPETNMLEILGDSFYFENKEWHQVPCHSRVMEFDFPVVGQQKVYSMAHDEVRSLAEFIPAKRIEFWMGFSDNYLKYFNVMRDIGLLSQVPVTTTDGITVEPLKVLKAILPDPTSLAAGYTGKTCIGTWVRGTKAGKPRSVFVYNICDHEEAYKEVEHQAISYTTGVPAITAALLYFQGKWSEAGLFNVEQLNPDDFLELMPRIGLTWEVQELDCE, encoded by the coding sequence ATGTCTGTATTACAAATTGGTGCTGGTGGTGTTGGTTGGGTTATTGCGCATAAATGTGCTCAAAACAATGACGTGTTTGGTGATATTACAATCGCTTCACGTACTATCGCTAAATGTGACAAAATAATTACCAGTGTTCATAACCGAGACAACTTAAAAGACAAGACGCGCAGCTTAGTATCACGTGAAATCAACGTTGATAACAAAGATGAGCTAATCGCATTAATCGAAGAAGTAAATCCAGATTTAGTAATTAATGCCGGTCCTCCATGGGTAAACGTAGCGATCATGGCTGCGTGTGTAGCAACTAAAACTGCTTACCTAGATACCTCTGTTGCCACTGATTTATGCAGTGAAGGCCAGCAAGTACCAGAAGCTTATGATCCACAATGGGCATTCCGCGACGACTTCGAAAAAGCGGGTATCACAGGTATTCTTGGTGCTGGTTTTGATCCAGGTGTAGTAAGCGTATTCGCAACATATGCATACAAGCATTTGTTTGATGAAATTGACAGCATCGACGTAATGGATGTAAACGCGGGTGATCACGGTCAACGCTTTGCAACTAACTTTGATCCAGAAACAAACATGTTAGAGATCTTAGGTGATTCGTTCTACTTTGAGAACAAAGAATGGCACCAAGTACCTTGCCACAGCCGTGTAATGGAATTTGATTTCCCTGTTGTTGGACAACAAAAAGTTTACTCAATGGCGCACGATGAAGTACGTTCATTAGCAGAATTCATTCCTGCAAAACGTATTGAATTCTGGATGGGTTTCTCTGATAACTATCTTAAATACTTCAACGTAATGCGCGATATTGGTTTATTAAGCCAAGTACCTGTTACAACGACTGACGGTATTACGGTTGAACCACTGAAAGTATTAAAAGCGATCTTACCAGATCCAACATCACTAGCAGCTGGCTACACGGGCAAAACATGTATCGGTACATGGGTTCGTGGTACTAAAGCTGGCAAGCCGCGCAGCGTATTCGTATATAACATCTGCGATCACGAAGAAGCATATAAAGAAGTTGAGCATCAAGCTATTTCTTATACAACAGGCGTACCAGCAATTACTGCTGCACTACTTTACTTCCAAGGTAAGTGGAGCGAAGCAGGGCTATTTAACGTAGAGCAGTTAAACCCAGATGACTTCTTAGAATTGATGCCACGTATCGGTCTAACATGGGAAGTTCAAGAGCTGGACTGCGAGTAA
- the merF gene encoding mercury resistance system transport protein MerF, whose translation MNKKRPLLKWGITGTVIAALCCFTPILVIVLGVVGLSGMLGYLDYVLLPALAFFIGLTFYALFKSKKKNKSDSCHLSSKDGGK comes from the coding sequence ATGAATAAAAAACGTCCACTATTAAAATGGGGAATTACAGGTACTGTGATTGCAGCACTGTGTTGTTTTACCCCTATTCTGGTCATCGTTCTAGGGGTTGTAGGGCTCTCTGGCATGCTTGGTTATTTAGATTATGTTTTACTGCCAGCACTCGCTTTTTTTATTGGGTTGACGTTTTACGCATTGTTTAAAAGTAAGAAAAAAAATAAGTCCGATTCTTGTCATCTAAGTTCAAAGGATGGGGGAAAATAA
- a CDS encoding ankyrin repeat domain-containing protein — MKCKFSQCLLVIVTLVLTTGCATTQSELLLATGAGKIDTVQTLLIEGADVNAKNSKGLTSLMVASGKGRVDIVKVLLTSGADVNAQMKNGYTALMYAALAGYTDTAKVLIEKGADVNAQNKLGMTVLVFTLVKGHRDTLKVLLDNGAFVDGKGDSDFTPLMAAASDGQLEIVNLLLSNGANVNEKSDYGVTALMSTLLNGHYDIAKSLAQAKDINVNAENDDGITALMLAARAGQIEIVDVLLGSGAEVNAKTKGNGTTALTLAAQEGQLKVVTALLAKGADVNAKSIEGQPALEHAAFGGYNETVKLLLKEGANVNKKNNYGTTALMLAAEEGHLSTVKTLINNGADVNTEDNRGGTALKFAKKSRHNAILQLLKESGAK; from the coding sequence ATGAAATGCAAATTTAGTCAATGCTTGTTGGTTATCGTTACACTCGTCCTTACCACTGGATGTGCCACAACACAAAGCGAGTTGTTGCTAGCGACAGGGGCTGGCAAAATCGATACCGTGCAAACCCTGCTTATTGAAGGCGCTGACGTAAATGCGAAAAACAGCAAGGGCCTTACATCCCTTATGGTTGCTTCGGGAAAGGGACGTGTTGACATTGTGAAAGTTTTACTTACCAGTGGTGCAGATGTAAATGCACAAATGAAAAATGGTTATACGGCATTAATGTATGCTGCACTAGCTGGTTATACTGATACAGCAAAGGTTTTGATTGAAAAAGGTGCGGATGTAAATGCACAAAACAAGCTTGGCATGACAGTCTTGGTGTTTACGTTGGTTAAAGGTCATCGCGACACTTTAAAAGTATTGCTTGATAATGGTGCTTTTGTTGATGGGAAAGGTGATAGTGATTTTACTCCCCTGATGGCAGCGGCTAGTGATGGGCAATTGGAAATAGTTAATCTTCTACTTTCTAATGGAGCAAATGTAAATGAGAAAAGTGATTATGGTGTAACAGCACTCATGTCAACATTGCTGAACGGCCATTACGACATTGCGAAGTCACTGGCGCAGGCTAAAGATATTAATGTGAATGCAGAAAATGATGACGGTATCACTGCCCTTATGTTAGCTGCACGGGCAGGACAAATAGAAATTGTTGACGTTTTACTGGGCAGTGGTGCTGAGGTGAACGCAAAAACTAAGGGAAATGGTACGACAGCTTTGACCCTAGCGGCACAAGAGGGGCAGCTAAAGGTCGTAACAGCCTTACTTGCTAAAGGCGCTGACGTAAATGCTAAATCAATTGAGGGGCAACCAGCGCTTGAGCATGCAGCCTTTGGAGGGTATAACGAGACTGTAAAACTTCTCCTTAAAGAGGGAGCAAATGTGAATAAAAAAAACAATTATGGCACGACTGCTTTGATGCTTGCAGCGGAAGAAGGTCACCTTAGTACCGTTAAAACACTAATTAACAATGGCGCAGATGTAAATACGGAAGATAATCGTGGAGGAACAGCTTTGAAATTTGCGAAAAAATCGAGACATAACGCTATTCTCCAATTGCTCAAGGAATCTGGGGCTAAGTAA
- a CDS encoding tetratricopeptide repeat protein: MKNIIGVTLILFASMVQSADFQKGMDAFYGGDVKTAYKELHPLAELGHANAQFNLGVMYDHGEGVRQDYKQAAHWYRKAAEQGHANAQNNLGLMYINGEGARQDYNQAMHWFRKAAELEYADAQFHLGLMYINGEGVRQDYEQAVHWYRKAAEQGHVAAQFYLGLMYINGEGVSQDDKQAVYWYRKAAEQGHVTAQFYLGVMYNNGLGVRQDHKQAVHWYRKAAEQGGADAQNNLGVMYNNGLGVRQDHKQAVHWYRKAAEQGGADAQNNLGVKYDNGEGVRQNYKQAAHWYRKAAEQGHANAQNSLGLMYRLGEGVSQDYKQAVHWFRKSAELGYADAQNSLGVMYRLGEGVRKDDKQAVYWYIKAAELGDDDAQNNLGVMYILGKGVRQDYKQAELWFRKASEQGDAAAQNNLGVMYDKGKSIPEDDKQAVYWFNKSAKQDHADAQFNLGNMYLNGKGVRQDDNQAVYWYRKAAEQGHAMAQNSLGVMYRLGQGVPQDDKQAVYWFRNAAEQGYADAQFNLGERYKFGKGVLQDDKQEAHWNRKAAEQDHANAQFNLGVMYNNGLGVRQDHKQAVHWYSKAAEQGYADAQFHLGLMYFYGEGVRQDYKQAVHWYHKAADQGYADAQNNLGVMYRLGKGVRKNDKQATDWYRKAAKQDHANAQNNLGVMYRLGKGVRQDYKQALQLFRKSVEQGHAEAQNNLGVMYILGEGVRQDYKLAYMWFNLAKHNGYDTKEVFDFITRKMTSRSISEAQSMSRECLESNYKSCG, translated from the coding sequence CAAGATTATAAACAAGCAGCGCATTGGTATCGGAAAGCCGCAGAGCAGGGTCATGCTAACGCTCAAAATAACCTAGGTCTGATGTATATCAATGGTGAAGGCGCGCGCCAAGATTATAACCAAGCAATGCATTGGTTCCGCAAAGCAGCAGAGCTGGAGTATGCTGACGCTCAATTCCACCTCGGTCTGATGTATATCAATGGTGAAGGTGTGCGTCAAGATTATGAGCAAGCAGTGCATTGGTACCGCAAAGCCGCAGAACAGGGTCATGTTGCCGCTCAATTCTACCTAGGTCTGATGTATATCAATGGTGAAGGTGTGAGCCAAGATGATAAGCAAGCAGTGTATTGGTACCGCAAAGCCGCTGAGCAGGGCCATGTTACCGCTCAATTCTACCTAGGTGTGATGTATAACAATGGCCTAGGCGTGCGCCAAGATCATAAACAAGCAGTGCATTGGTACCGCAAAGCCGCTGAGCAGGGCGGTGCAGATGCTCAAAATAACCTAGGTGTGATGTATAACAATGGCCTAGGCGTGCGCCAAGATCATAAACAAGCAGTGCATTGGTACCGGAAAGCCGCTGAGCAGGGCGGTGCAGATGCTCAAAATAACCTCGGTGTGAAGTATGACAATGGTGAAGGCGTGCGCCAAAATTATAAACAAGCAGCGCATTGGTACCGGAAAGCCGCAGAGCAGGGGCATGCTAATGCTCAAAACAGCCTAGGTTTGATGTATCGATTGGGTGAAGGTGTGAGTCAAGATTATAAACAAGCAGTGCATTGGTTCCGTAAATCTGCAGAGCTGGGCTATGCTGATGCCCAAAATAGTCTAGGTGTGATGTATAGATTGGGTGAAGGCGTGCGTAAAGATGATAAACAAGCAGTATATTGGTACATCAAAGCTGCTGAGCTGGGCGATGATGATGCCCAAAATAACCTAGGAGTTATGTACATATTGGGTAAAGGTGTGCGGCAAGACTATAAGCAAGCAGAACTCTGGTTCCGTAAAGCTTCAGAGCAGGGAGATGCTGCAGCTCAAAATAACCTAGGTGTTATGTATGACAAAGGAAAAAGCATTCCCGAAGACGATAAGCAAGCTGTGTATTGGTTTAACAAATCCGCAAAACAGGATCATGCAGACGCTCAATTTAACCTAGGTAATATGTATCTCAATGGTAAAGGCGTGCGTCAAGATGATAATCAAGCAGTTTATTGGTACCGTAAAGCCGCTGAACAGGGCCATGCTATGGCTCAAAATAGTCTAGGCGTGATGTATAGATTGGGTCAAGGTGTGCCTCAAGACGATAAGCAAGCAGTATATTGGTTCCGTAATGCGGCAGAACAAGGCTATGCTGATGCTCAATTTAACCTAGGTGAGAGGTATAAATTTGGTAAAGGTGTCCTCCAAGATGATAAGCAAGAAGCGCATTGGAATCGTAAAGCCGCTGAACAGGACCATGCTAACGCTCAATTTAACCTAGGAGTGATGTATAACAATGGCCTAGGTGTGCGTCAAGATCATAAACAAGCAGTGCATTGGTACAGCAAAGCCGCTGAGCAAGGTTATGCAGATGCTCAATTTCATCTAGGTCTGATGTATTTTTATGGTGAAGGCGTCCGCCAAGATTATAAACAAGCTGTGCACTGGTACCATAAAGCCGCTGATCAAGGTTATGCAGATGCCCAAAATAACCTAGGAGTGATGTATAGATTGGGTAAAGGCGTGCGTAAAAACGACAAGCAAGCAACTGATTGGTACCGCAAAGCTGCTAAACAAGATCATGCTAACGCCCAGAATAATCTAGGTGTGATGTATAGACTAGGTAAAGGTGTGAGACAAGATTATAAACAAGCACTTCAATTATTTCGCAAGTCCGTTGAGCAGGGTCATGCTGAAGCCCAAAATAACCTAGGTGTGATGTATATATTGGGAGAAGGCGTGCGGCAAGATTATAAACTTGCATATATGTGGTTTAATTTGGCAAAACATAATGGTTACGATACTAAAGAGGTATTTGATTTCATAACACGGAAAATGACATCAAGAAGCATAAGTGAAGCGCAAAGCATGTCGAGAGAATGTTTAGAATCAAATTATAAAAGCTGCGGTTAA